From the Xiphophorus maculatus strain JP 163 A chromosome 20, X_maculatus-5.0-male, whole genome shotgun sequence genome, one window contains:
- the LOC102227245 gene encoding tensin-2 isoform X3, with amino-acid sequence MEQVMEGHYDFDLTYITERIISVFFVPDLEEQKYRQNLQEVASMLRSKHQDKFLLLNLSEKRHDITRLNPKVQDYAWPDLHAPPLDRICAICKAMEMWLTSDPHNVVVLHCKGHKGKTGVIVAAYMHYSKISAGADQALTTLAMRKFCEDKVSSSLQPSQSRYIYYFSSLLSGSIKMNSSPLFLHQILVPSLPNFQSGGGFYPFLKIYQSLQLAYTSGVYDPQSSRARKLCVTMEPALLLKGDIMVKCYHRRSRAAEREVVFRVQFHTCTVHGAQLWFGKTELDLACTDDRFPPDATVEFIFANSPEKLKGREYRKNDSYVKVDYKTSDPVVKWDSYENLNLHHEDSMENIAHTRGPLDGSLYAQVRKRRGPGATSSAASQNGCLTSSPTVKPQTQSASRPQPFTFNCSPRGSAVSSDQLSETSLSINCSEREDLECPLRKEDVEDKAKEKRRQRERDRETAILDDGDPSSPGVMRKEHSCCGQAATRCSDAGWERDRDLCLPGGRFVGHCNSIKKHPKSQTLPALPSKSLSPPPHSAIMELCHRHSAHPVAELTWDRPIHPPSLPCLNRSCYPYPTPEHALAHSHTLPASNRCYPGEECHLLHYPDHGSGSHPSLQPQPGGPYREVFVSSPKSSSYCHCQDCSSRREHPSTSVKVFQQLNSDQAENTHWPKGAGVQRPREAPLLWETEKTWELTREAELWQCKSPLPAFHLYHPTLDQVSNLEQPRFAVAQDQNYPIPQSLMDVRDGASSGYHTPLQPQHSCPCAPYQSSPSESRESRGYTSGYHSGSASPMPASSPSPGRGRLPDIPLGFREQSHTEQHKVEKEKTVADDDIPQDSESKSDCRCQSSTPGGDSDHDYTVIGSSSPTHTEDSANADSSIQSLETGTHLESDTNTSKPVTPLSNEQTQNSTISANPTKTSTEPFLKGDNELAVAEVKGSSDEKTKSNISNYATVIIPPVQVQLNGTALPVNLSSDCNKSLNMNPSNNLSSSLSSPTSYAPIGSPDKQSSPQRFSSANDKAGQRLITDQDISADAKPPSPVPDGYHTPTFPLASYYYSLLNVPHVPYTGYTAITIPAIQPPLPEKKRFSSTAVSPNGHIALLHTSSCPSPVHHVTFSPAVGEQRRESAQHSYVEEAETRVNSKFVQDSSKYWYKPGISRDQAIAVLKDKEPGAFLIRDSNSFQGAYGLALKVATPPPNANITGNKGDPVEQLVRHFLIETGPRGVKIKGCQNESYFGSLSALVYQHSITPISLPCALRIPDKDLVGDLQEMQSATNTSTAADLLKQGAACNVLYLNSVETESLTGPEAVSKAIKCTKALNPRPVPTVVHFKVSSQGITLTDSKRRVFFRRHYPISSVTFSSLDPQNQRWTNSDSTSSKMFGFVARRTGTTTENVCHLFAEMDPEQPAVAIVNFINKVMLGPQLRR; translated from the exons ATGGAACAGGTGATGGAGGGGCACTACGACTTCGACCTCACTTACATCACAGAGAGAATCATCTCTGTCTTCTTCGTGCCAGACCTGGAGGAGCAGAAGTACCGGCAAAACCTGCAAGAGGTGGCATCCATGCTCAGATCTAAGCACCAGGACAAGTTTCTG CTTCTGAATTTATCAGAAAAGAGACATGACATCACCAGACTTAACCCCAAG GTGCAGGATTATGCTTGGCCTGATCTGCACGCCCCCCCGCTGGACAGGATTTGTGCCATTTGCAAGGCCATGGAGATgtggctgacctctgaccctcacAACGTAGTGGTTCTCCACTGCAAA GGACACAAAGGAAAGACAGGGGTGATAGTGGCAGCTTACATGCACTACAGCAAGATATCAGCTGG AGCAGACCAGGCTCTCACTACTCTGGCCATGAGGAAGTTCTGTGAAGACAAAGTCTCTTCCTCCTTGCAGCCCTCTCAGAGCAG GTACATCTACTATTTCAGCAGCTTGCTGTCGGGTTCCATCAAAATGAACAGCAGTCCTCTGTTCCTTCATCAGATCCTTGTTCCCTCACTACCAAACTTCCAGTCAGGAGGAG gtttttatcCTTTTCTGAAAATTTACCAGTCCTTACAACTGGCTTACACCTCTGGTGTCTA TGATCCTCAGAGCTCTAGAGCAAGAAAACTGTGTGTGACTATGGAGCCAGCTCTACTGTTAAAGGGTGACATTATG GTGAAGTGCTACCACCGACGGAGCCGAGCAGCTGAGAGGGAGGTTGTGTTCAGAGTCCAGTTCCACACCTGCACAGTTCACGGAGCACAGCTGTGGTTTGGAAAGACGGAACTAGACCTGGCCTGCACTG atgacagatTCCCTCCAGACGCTACGGTGGAGTTCATCTTCGCAAACAGTCCAGAAAAACTCAAAG GTCGAGAATATCGCAAAAACGACTCCTATGTTAAAGTAGACTACAAAACCTCAGACCCAGTGGTCAAATGGGATTCATATGAAAACTTAAATCTTCACCATGAAGACAGCATGGAAA ATATCGCTCACACAAGAGGCCCTTTAGATGGCAGCTTGTATGCACAAGTGAGGAAGCGACGTGGACCAGGTGCAACTTCCTCAGCTGCTTCGCAAAATGGATGCCTTACTAGCAGCCCAACTGTGAAACCCCAGACCCAGTCTGCCTCCAGACCACAACCATTCACATTCAATTGTAGTCCCAGAGGCTCTGCAGTCTCTTCAGATCAACTGAGTGAAACATCTCTGTCGATTAACTGCTCTGAGAGAGAAGATCTTGAGTGCCCATTGAGGAAAGAAGATGTGGAAGATAAGGCAAAGGAgaagaggagacagagagagagggataGAGAAACAGCAATTTTGGATGATGGAGACCCTTCAAGTCCAGGGGTTATGAGAAAAGAGCACTCCTGCTGTGGTCAAGCAGCTACAAGATGTAGTGATGCAGGATGGGAGAGGGACAGAGATCTCTGTCTTCCTGGTGGTCGATTTGTTGGACATTGTAACAGCATAAAAAAGCATCCAAAAAGCCAAACACTGCCAGCCCTACCCTCCAAATCTTTGTCTCCTCCTCCCCATTCAGCCATTATGGAGCTCTGCCATCGCCATAGCGCTCATCCTGTAGCTGAGTTAACATGGGACCGTCCAATCCATCCTCCATCCCTGCCCTGCCTCAACAGGTCATGCTACCCTTACCCAACCCCAGAACATGCCCTCGCTCACAGTCACACTTTGCCTGCTTCAAACAGATGCTACCCTGGAGAGGAATGTCACCTCTTACACTATCCCGACCATGGATCAGGCTCTCACCCCTCCCTCCAACCACAGCCTGGAGGCCCTTACAGAGAGGTTTTTGTCAGTTCGCCCAAATCTTCCTCCTATTGCCACTGTCAGGACTGCTCCAGCAGGCGAGAACATCCATCAACCTCAGTTAAAGTGTTTCAACAACTGAACTCAGACCAAGCTGAAAACACACACTGGCCTAAAGGAGCTGGGGTACAACGACCGAGAGAGGCACCTCTACTTTGGGAAACAGAAAAGACATGGGAGCTGACAAGAGAAGCAGAACTCTGGCAGTGCAAGTCACCGCTGCCGGCATTTCATCTCTACCACCCTACTTTGGACCAGGTCTCAAACCTAGAGCAGCCTAGATTTGCTGTTGCACAGGATCAAAACTACCCCATTCCTCAGTCTTTGATGGATGTAAGGGATGGAGCCAGCAGTGGGTACCACACCCCTCTACAGCCCCAACACTCATGCCCCTGTGCTCCCTATCAGTCTTCTCCATCTGAAAGCCGTGAAAGCCGGGGTTATACCTCAGGATATCACTCTGGGTCAGCATCACCTATGCCAGCAAGTAGCCCATCTCCAGGAAGGGGAAGGCTGCCTGATATCCCTTTGGGATTCAGAGAGCAGTCACACACTGAGCAGCACAAAG tggaaaaagaaaagacagttGCAGACGATGATATACCTCAAGACTCAGAGAGTAAATCTGACTGTCGCTGTCAGTCAAGCACCCCTGGAGGGGACTCTGATCATGACTACACAGTTATTGGCAGCAGCAGCCCAACTCACACAGAAGACAG TGCAAATGCTGATAGCTCCATTCAAAGCCTAGAGACTGGGACCCATTTGGAGTCTGACACAAATACAAGCAAACCTGTCACACCACTATCAAACGAACAAACCCAGAATTCAACAATATCAGCAAATCctacaaaaacatcaacagaacCTTTTCTGAAAGGTGATAATGAGCTTGCAGTTGCTGAGGTCAAAGGGAGTTCGGATGAAAAGaccaaatcaaacatttcaaactatGCCACTGTCATCATCCCTCCAGTTCAAGTTCAACTCAATGGGACTGCCCTTCCAGTAAATCTTTCATCTGACTGCAATAAAAGCTTGAACATGAATCCCTCTAACAATCTAAGTTCTAGTCTTTCCTCTCCTACCTCTTATGCTCCCATTGGCTCTCCAGATAAACAGTCTTCTCCTCAGCGCTTCAGCTCTGCTAATGACAAAGCAGGACAAAGACTTATCACAGACCAAGACATCTCAGCAGACGCTAAACCCCCTTCACCTGTGCCAGATGGATACCATACACCCACCTTTCCCCTAGCCTCGTACTATTACTCATTGCTAAATGTTCCTCATGTGCCATACACTGGGTACACTGCCATAACAATCCCCGCCATCCAGCCACCACTTCCCGAGAAAAAACGATTTTCCTCCACAGCCGTATCCCCGAATGGACATATTGCTTTACTCCACACTTCCTCGTGTCCTTCACCAGTGCACCATGTTACTTTTTCTCCTGCTGTGGGAGAGCAAAGAAGGGAATCTGCACAACACAGCTACGTAGAAGAGGCAGAGACAAGGGTCAATTCTAAGTTTGTTCAGGACAGCTCCAAATATTGGTACAAACCAGGCATCTCCAGAGACCAAG CCATAGCTGTGTTGAAGGACAAGGAGCCAGGGGCCTTCCTCATTAGAGACAGTAACTCATTCCAGGGGGCTTATGGCCTCGCTCTTAAGGTGGCCACTCCTCCTCCCAATGCCAACATCACTGGAAACAAAG GGGACCCTGTGGAACAGCTGGTAAGACACTTCCTCATTGAGACAGGGCCACGGGGAGTGAAGATCAAGGGCTGTCAGAATGAGTCCTACTTCG GAAGCCTATCTGCTCTAGTGTACCAACATTCAATAACTCCCATCTCTCTGCCATGTGCCCTCCGCATCCCAGACAAAG ATTTGGTTGGGGACCTACAGGAGATGCAAAGTGCAACAAATACTAGTACTGCTGCTGACCTCCTTAAACAAGGAGCAG cATGCAATGTGCTCTACCTAAATTCGGTGGAAACAGAGTCGTTAACTGGGCCAGAGGCTGTTTCCAAGGCGATCAAGTGTACAAAGGCTCTAAATCCACGCCCAGTTCCAACAGTGGTCCACTTCAAAGTGTCTTCACAAGGGATCACCCTGACTGACAGTAAAAGAAG AGTATTCTTTAGGCGGCATTACCCAATCAGCAGTGTCACTTTCAGCAGTCTGGACCCACAAAATCAGAG GTGGACTAATTCTGATAGCACATCAAGCAA GATGTTCGGCTTTGTGGCGAGACGGACCGGGACAACAACGGAGAATGTGTGTCACCTGTTTGCAGAGATGGATCCTGAGCAGCCAGCTGTGGCAATAGTCAACTTCATCAACAAAGTCATGCTAGGACCACAGCTACGAAGATGA